The genomic segment CGTCGGGATCGCCGTCGCCAGCCAGGTCGATCAGGCTTTGCAGGCCTCGCTCCATGCCCATTTGCATGGCAGCGGCGGAGGTCAGCGGCGTGGCGCCACCGTAGGCGCTGCCCATGACATACTCGGTGTCAGGATCGATCGGTACGACCATGAAAGCGTCGATCGGGCTGCCGATGTTGGTGGCGGTGACGTCGACGTCGATGAAGGAGCCCTGGACCACAGGATTCGTGCTGGGCGTCTGGGTGATCCCACCATCGAATTCGTACATCGAGTTCCAGAAGCGGATCGTGGCCTGTTCCTCCGACTGTTCAAGGACCTCCACGTGGACACCCCACTGCACATTGCTGTCACCCGGGTTACCGGTACCAAGGCCGGCTGGGCCGATGGGCACACCATAGAGTGCCTCAAAGGGGGTGCCATCCGGCCACGTAACTCTCGTGGTGTAGTCACCTTGGGCGGGCACGGCGGCACTGGCATCGTCGTCATTGAGGTAAACGTAGTCGCCCTCGCCTGGATAGAAGAAGCCAGGATAGTAACCCATGGAGTCATGGAAGGCCGTGACCGGTGCTTCGCTGGGCCAGGTCTTCTCCTCGATGGGTGGATCCACATACTGGCCGGCATCGTAGTCGTAACCCAGGTGGGCGGTCCACTCGTTGGTGGGGGTGTGGCCGAAGGCGCCATCGCCGGGCAATGCGCGCCCACTGGGTGTCGGGCCAACCCAACCACCGTTTTGGCTATCAAACAAGGTATCGAAGCGCTTGGGCCAATTGTGGGACTCGATCACGATCAGGCCATGCTTGGGGCCGTAGCTGGGCGAGTCGCCGAGATCGCTGCCGATCTCGTAGTCGAAATCCTTGCCCGTGTCTCGGTAGCTGACCGTCATGCCGGGCGTGGTGTAAGGTAGACGGTCTACGATGCCTTCTTCGGGATCGTTGTAGTAGAAGTTGTAGGCGTCGTTCAGCGACTCGTCGAAGCCATTGTCGTCGCGCCACTCGAACAGATAGTATTGCTCGTCGATCTGCTCGAAGGGCACCACGGTCCAGCCAGCCACAGTCCAGTCACTGAAGTCAGTCTCCAGATCGTTGAAGTAGAGGTTGCCGCTGTCATCGTCTACCGAGATGTTGTCTACCCACCAGCCGGGATTGGACACAGCCGGATCGGTCAGATAGCGGAAACGTGTGTAGACCATGCTTTCGCCCGCGTATGAGCTGATGTCGAAACGCAGGTTACCCTCGCCGTGATCAGTCAATCCCCAGCCAAGGTTGTTGCCATTGGGATTGGTATCGCGCAGGATACCATCCATATCGGGTAAAGTGGTCCAGTTCTCGCCATCCGTCGAAACCTCGATGAAGCCGTAATCCCAGTCTTCCTCGATGTCCCAGTAGGCGTCGAAGGAGAAGATGACCTGGCCTGTGGCTCCGCTGAGATCCCATTCTCGGGTCACGGTGTTGTCCATGAGGTCGCCGGAGGTGGACCACCAGCCAATGCCCTCACCGGCCAGGTTCTCGACCTGTGTGAGCTTGTCGGGCAGCATGACGATCAGGCCGTCTTCGGTTCCTCCTGGCGCGTAACGGGCTCGACCAATCGTTACTTCCAGCTCTGGATCTTCGTAGTTGATAACCAGCGGATCACGCCAACCCAGCACGTAGTCCTGCCAGAGGTTGTGGCCGACAGGTCGGGTACCGCCCAGGATACCGCCCCAGACGCCGGCTGAATGGGCACCCCACCAGGCGTTGGAATTGCTGGCATCCGTAGCGTACAGGTCCGGAAGACCGAATTGGTGCTCGAACTCCTCCTGGATGGCGCCCACGTCCAATTGTTCGGGATCAACGTTGAAGCCCTGGACGAAATAATCGTCGCTTTCATCGTCGGGTGTACTGTGGCCGCAGATCTGTTCAGTGTCGGGGAAGAGGGAGGAACTGCTGGTGCTCAGGCGGTCCTCGCCGCCGCCATTCTGGAAGGCGCGGCCAGCGTGGATCATCACGAAAAGATCCACGATGTGGTCGCCGTCAGCATCGAACTGGCTGCAATCCAGGGAATCGCCCAGTTGGTCCCTGATAGCTGCGGCCACGTCGGGTGCAAACTCGCGGTAGTTGGCGTCGCTGAAGGTGGGCGAGGCGCAGGGACCAGCGCCGCCATCGTCGCTGTAGCGTGCATAGCCATAGTACTCGTGGGAGTGGTCAAGCGCAACCGTGGTCTGCAAAACAGCGCCGCCAGCGCGGTACTCCAGCTCACGCGAGCTCTCCAGCAGGTAGTTCTGCAGGGTCGAGCCGCGCAGATCGACGGTGCCCAACACGGGATGGTCAAAGGGCTGGTAACCGGCGTCAGGGCCCTCGCCGAAGAAAGCCTCTTCATACTCCTCGAGTGTGAAGTTCTGCTTGAAGAACTCGAAGTTGTCACGCGGTCCCGGTGGCGGGTCGTCGCCGAAGTTCAGGGGACCCCAGGTGAATTCGGTATCTACACAGGCACCACCGGGATCGCCAGAATCGGGATAGGGTCGGGTAATGGTATCTGTGCCGTCAAATCTCACTGTCACAGCCATGAGGCTTTTGGGCGGCGTAGGGAGCTGCCAATCCTCCGGGGCTGCGTTCCTGTCAAGGATCGCCTTTTCCCGGGCCATCAGGTTGCGGTAGGCCAGGGGATCGGGTCCGATGTAGGTGTCTTTCAACGCCTTCTTGTACCAGGCACTTACCGTCGCTTCGATTTCCTCGGGTGAGGCGTCCAGGGAAATGCGCCCTCTCTCCCGGAGCAACTCCGCTACGGTTGGGGCGGGCGGCATTCGGACGCTGCGCCACATGTCGCCCAGGTCGCGCGCCACGGGAACGTAGGCTGGAGCCTCTCCTTGCTGCCACAGCGCCGGGCCGCTATTGACGATGAGGTCATCACCGATCTCATCACGTGCCAGGGCAGCTGCGGGTAAGACAGCCGCGAGCAGCAGCGATAGGATCAGAATGACTGCCAATGGTCTGCCGAGTAATTCCGCGCTTTTCATAAAGTCCTCCTTGTGGAAACAGACGTGTCAAGCGTTGCTGAGTACTGAGAAATCGTCGATCGGTCAAGCGGTGTAGTTCGATAAACACCCCCTCATGGCGATGAGTGTTTCATGTCACCGTTTTCAGGGACTCCATACTTCGTCGACGGAAATATTAGTTCTGCGAGAATCAGCGACCAGGAATGGCCTTGGATTGATCGAGAGGCTGATGGTGCCTCAAGCGGGACTGCTACCTTGTGGTGGACATTTTTGTGGGGCTGAAGTCCACCGGAACCGATGTGTTTGTACTCGCATCCTGATTATAGCCGGGCACATCCGCTTTGTCAAGGTGTTTTTACCCGGCAGGGTGAATCTGAATAGACTGTAATAGGCAAAAAAAGAGGCAAAGGTCATCAAAAAACAACCCTTGCCTCTTTCGTTCAACGATTGGCGACGCTGTCAAACCGGACGATGCCGGCTGACAGGGTCGCTCATTTTGGGAACTACATCTATTCGACGGGAGCCCGGTCGGTGCGGTACATCACGCGGACGTAGCCAATCTTGCTCGGGTCCCAGTACTCGCGGGCGGCAAAGCCAAAGCGTACGCCGCCGATAGCCTCGGGCGCATTGCCCCAACCGGGGTCGCTGGAGGTCAGGGCGAAGCCATAGTTATCGGCGCCGCTGTTGACGATCTGAGCTACGTGGTCGGTGATGTCGAAGCGCATCCAGGTGCCGACCTTGCCACTGCCCAGGTGGATACCGTCCATAGCCGGCCCGATGTCGCCACCAGGGCTCGTCCACGGCAGTAGCCAGTTGGTTGTAGCCTCATCCCACGGGCTGAGCACCGCGTGGACAGAGACTTCCTCGATCTTGGACTGGTTCCAGTTGGCGAAGCCGCGGCCTTCCTTCACGAAGATGTAAAGGTAGGCGACATCGACCGCTGCATCGCTGGGGATGCAGGTGTGGATATCGTCACAGACCGGGATTTCAGTCCACACGACGGGCCGCATCAAGTCCTGGTAGCCAACCCAGAAGGTGCCGGCATTGCCGAAGATCTCGTCCGGCCGCGAGCCGTCGATGAAGGTGTCCATCATCAGGTCGTAGCGGCGGGAGCGCATGATGTCGGGTTCGTCGTAGTCGACCAAAACGGTGTCACTGGTAACCGCCGGCATGCTGCCGGGGGCATCGGTGACATGAACCACGTTGTTGGTCAGCTCAGTGCCGCTGGGCACGCCGCCGTCCACCGTGGCCTGGTAGGTGATCATGGCAGGCTCGACACCAGCAGCGACCTGGTCGAAGCAGACCATGAAGCCATCGCTGATGACACCCTCTGCACTGCCGTTGTTGACCAGGGCCACAGCATTGTCACCAGCGGCATTCTCGATGCCGATGGTCAGCGGGCCAGCCAGGGAGCCGTTGAGATTGTCATAAGCGTAGACGATCTCGTAAACGCCTGGCGCGTTGTCTGCAGCGCGAGCCACGATGACCTCGAAGTCGAAGGTGTCCGCGCTGCCGCCCCAGAACTGGATGTCATCGTACTCGACGAGTACGACACCACCAGGCGTACCGGCCGTGGCCAGGGATACGCCATGGTTCAGCGCCTCATCGTAGAAGATCTCGAAGTCCTGCCAGTTGATCGCCAACAGGTTGTTAGGCGCATCGGCGTCGGGGATAGTCTGGGAGATCCAGGGGGAGCCGGCGTAGTTGCTGCCCGGGTCGAAAATGGCGAAGCCATCGTCGGTGAAGCCCATTCCGGAATATTCCATGCCGAAGAAGGAGATCGGATCACCAGTGGAGAAAGCGGCCCATACTTCGGTATCGCCGGTGATGCCGTCCTGGGTCAGGATTCCAAAGTCTTCGAGGTTTACATAACCGCCGAAGGGAGTGTCGCACATGGGATCGTCCGCGCTGGTGGTCATATTGTAGGCTATAGTGGGAACGGCCATGACGCCGGTCCAGGTTAGCTGGTTGCCATCCACCATGACGTCGCCGAAGTTGGCCGTGGCCGAGCCGTCGACATAGCTCATGCCCGCCGGTATGGTATCGGTCAGGGAGTAGCTCAGGTCGACGTTGCCGCTATTGGGCTGGACGTAGATGGTATAGGTGACGGTGTCTCCAGGTGCGGCGGTTTCAACGTCCGCCATCTTGGTCACGTCGTCGCCGATGCGCTGCAGGTTCACGTCCACACGGCCCACGTTGCCGGGGTTGCCGGGATCGGTGCCGATGGTGAAGGCTCCGTACCAGTACTGGCCGGCTTCCATGTCCTCGTCGTAGTAGAGGGTCAGGTCGAAGGGCTCGAGGGCGCCTACCGAAGCAGGGCCATCCACCCACATGTTGCCGGCGTCGCCGTCGACAACGGCCAGGACCAGGGAAATGGCGTCGGGCTGGCTGTCGGAGCCGCCCCAGTTCTGTACCAGGACCCAGTAGGTGCCGGGCGTCGGATCGTCCTCGCTCAGGTATTCGTTCCAGGAGCCGGTGGTGCTGGCGCCTGTCTGGGTGCCGGCACCGGGCGTGTCGCCGGTGCCCCAGAAGAGGTCGGCATCAGGTGCTGCCGACTCGACTACCTCGGCCACCATGCGGCTGCTTCCTGCCGGAACGTCGAAGGCCATCCACCAGACGTCGTCCAGGTTATCGTAGGGATCGCCGTTGGTGGGATCCTGATCGAGTTCGAAATTGTATTCCGAGCCGAGAGCCAGGCCAAAGACCTCGATGGTCATATCGCTGATCGGGATTGAGGTCAGATCGGACAGCAGCTTGGAGCCGGCATCGCGCCCGGTGACGATTTCCACCAGTTCAGGGATGTCGCCGGTGGTTGGCTGCACGGCGATGGTCAGGTGCTGGGCCGGGGCCGCCTCGGTCACGGGGGTCAGGTCCAGTATGCCGAAGTACCACTGGTCCGCTGCAACGCCGCTGACATCGACAGTAACGGTTACGTCAACGCTGGCGCCAGGATCGACGGCAAAGTTGTCGGGGGTGACCGTACCGGCCAGGCCACCGTCCAGGTCCAGGCTGGCATTGTAGGTCATAGCCATGCCGGTGGGGTTTTGGAAGGTGCGGGTCCAGGAGCATTCGCTCACACAGGTGGCGTTGCTCAGGCTGGCCAGGTTAAGATCGCGCGGATCGCCGCCCTCGCGGGGATCGCTGGCCATGAACTCGTCGGTTGTCACGTCGAGTATCAGGCCTGCCTGTGCGGCATAGCCCAGTTGCACGTTGCCGGAGCCCTGGGCGAACCAGGTGGCCGGGTTCATGCCATCGTCGTTGAGCACGGCGGTGTCGGCGGTGCTCATCAGAGCGGATTCGATCTCGGCCGGGCTCCAGTCGGGATGCAGGGCGACCATGAGGGCGCCAGCGCCAGCCACGTGGGGGCTGGACATGGAGGTACCCTGGATGATGTTGTAGGTGTAGTCGCCATCGCCGCCGTCACCCTGGTGATAGGCTGCCCAGATGCCGCGGCCGGGGGCCGTGACGTTGGGCACGATCAGGTCGCTGAACCAGTTGCGGTTCTGGCCGCGGGAGCTGAAGGAGGCCATGACGTTGCCATAGGCGTCGTCCATGTCCTGTGCGGCACCAG from the Chloroflexota bacterium genome contains:
- a CDS encoding S8 family serine peptidase produces the protein MNGKTSRILVLLMVVAMLVTAALPAAAAPATADQAPEFTKATAQAVDRTGVVVEPKGATGPALYIVELTDAPLATYRGGVEGLAATSTAVTGDEKLNSRSSSSEAYIAYLEGQQSQALDRASNVLGRPVEAVYQYVAVANGFTIEMTPAEAAKVAAMPDVLRVTRDREFELQTDAGPAWIQAPGIWDGSMTGGLPATYGEGVIVGVIDTGIDPWNPSFADVGGDGYDHTNPWGDSNYVGVCDPGDPSYDPTFPCNDKLIGAWGYSSVNGGDPRDSNGHGSHTSSTAAGNFVMDATLTTPTGSWSADISGVAPHANLVMYAACCTGSALTGARDQVVLDGVDAVNYSIGAGAATTDPWNDTFAQQWLAVREAGIFVATSAGNAGPGDATVGSPGDMPWLTTVGASSHNRAFLNSITLDDGANPTITLDGMSISTGYGPAEVVLSADFVVPPATADDARLCAPNAFPAGTFSGQIVVCERGAYGRVAKGQSVLDGGAGGYILAQPNEFGGGPGAVAQDTHVLPAVHIDYYAYQALLAYLAAAPGDVMGTISGAAQDMDDAYGNVMASFSSRGQNRNWFSDLIVPNVTAPGRGIWAAYHQGDGGDGDYTYNIIQGTSMSSPHVAGAGALMVALHPDWSPAEIESALMSTADTAVLNDDGMNPATWFAQGSGNVQLGYAAQAGLILDVTTDEFMASDPREGGDPRDLNLASLSNATCVSECSWTRTFQNPTGMAMTYNASLDLDGGLAGTVTPDNFAVDPGASVDVTVTVDVSGVAADQWYFGILDLTPVTEAAPAQHLTIAVQPTTGDIPELVEIVTGRDAGSKLLSDLTSIPISDMTIEVFGLALGSEYNFELDQDPTNGDPYDNLDDVWWMAFDVPAGSSRMVAEVVESAAPDADLFWGTGDTPGAGTQTGASTTGSWNEYLSEDDPTPGTYWVLVQNWGGSDSQPDAISLVLAVVDGDAGNMWVDGPASVGALEPFDLTLYYDEDMEAGQYWYGAFTIGTDPGNPGNVGRVDVNLQRIGDDVTKMADVETAAPGDTVTYTIYVQPNSGNVDLSYSLTDTIPAGMSYVDGSATANFGDVMVDGNQLTWTGVMAVPTIAYNMTTSADDPMCDTPFGGYVNLEDFGILTQDGITGDTEVWAAFSTGDPISFFGMEYSGMGFTDDGFAIFDPGSNYAGSPWISQTIPDADAPNNLLAINWQDFEIFYDEALNHGVSLATAGTPGGVVLVEYDDIQFWGGSADTFDFEVIVARAADNAPGVYEIVYAYDNLNGSLAGPLTIGIENAAGDNAVALVNNGSAEGVISDGFMVCFDQVAAGVEPAMITYQATVDGGVPSGTELTNNVVHVTDAPGSMPAVTSDTVLVDYDEPDIMRSRRYDLMMDTFIDGSRPDEIFGNAGTFWVGYQDLMRPVVWTEIPVCDDIHTCIPSDAAVDVAYLYIFVKEGRGFANWNQSKIEEVSVHAVLSPWDEATTNWLLPWTSPGGDIGPAMDGIHLGSGKVGTWMRFDITDHVAQIVNSGADNYGFALTSSDPGWGNAPEAIGGVRFGFAAREYWDPSKIGYVRVMYRTDRAPVE
- a CDS encoding immune inhibitor A, translating into MKSAELLGRPLAVILILSLLLAAVLPAAALARDEIGDDLIVNSGPALWQQGEAPAYVPVARDLGDMWRSVRMPPAPTVAELLRERGRISLDASPEEIEATVSAWYKKALKDTYIGPDPLAYRNLMAREKAILDRNAAPEDWQLPTPPKSLMAVTVRFDGTDTITRPYPDSGDPGGACVDTEFTWGPLNFGDDPPPGPRDNFEFFKQNFTLEEYEEAFFGEGPDAGYQPFDHPVLGTVDLRGSTLQNYLLESSRELEYRAGGAVLQTTVALDHSHEYYGYARYSDDGGAGPCASPTFSDANYREFAPDVAAAIRDQLGDSLDCSQFDADGDHIVDLFVMIHAGRAFQNGGGEDRLSTSSSSLFPDTEQICGHSTPDDESDDYFVQGFNVDPEQLDVGAIQEEFEHQFGLPDLYATDASNSNAWWGAHSAGVWGGILGGTRPVGHNLWQDYVLGWRDPLVINYEDPELEVTIGRARYAPGGTEDGLIVMLPDKLTQVENLAGEGIGWWSTSGDLMDNTVTREWDLSGATGQVIFSFDAYWDIEEDWDYGFIEVSTDGENWTTLPDMDGILRDTNPNGNNLGWGLTDHGEGNLRFDISSYAGESMVYTRFRYLTDPAVSNPGWWVDNISVDDDSGNLYFNDLETDFSDWTVAGWTVVPFEQIDEQYYLFEWRDDNGFDESLNDAYNFYYNDPEEGIVDRLPYTTPGMTVSYRDTGKDFDYEIGSDLGDSPSYGPKHGLIVIESHNWPKRFDTLFDSQNGGWVGPTPSGRALPGDGAFGHTPTNEWTAHLGYDYDAGQYVDPPIEEKTWPSEAPVTAFHDSMGYYPGFFYPGEGDYVYLNDDDASAAVPAQGDYTTRVTWPDGTPFEALYGVPIGPAGLGTGNPGDSNVQWGVHVEVLEQSEEQATIRFWNSMYEFDGGITQTPSTNPVVQGSFIDVDVTATNIGSPIDAFMVVPIDPDTEYVMGSAYGGATPLTSAAAMQMGMERGLQSLIDLAGDGDPD